A region of Thermodesulfobacteriota bacterium DNA encodes the following proteins:
- a CDS encoding sigma-54 dependent transcriptional regulator, protein MKEYVLVVDDEQSLRQVLALFLKKEGFEVDTASSLAEAEKAIEANAYDLVLTDLRMAKPDDGLNVLRAAVRKNPWTQVVVLTAYGTVETAKEAMKLGAYDYLTKPFDNAALRKIVQAALARKEDDAGKRKALRESVRGTSSYEGIVGRSETMLRIFELIDRVAPTDANVMILGESGTGKELVAAALHARSPRKDASFVPINCAAIPETLIESELFGHVRGAFTGAVQTKKGLFESAHRGTLFLDEVGELPQPMQSKLLRALQERTFRRIGGNEDIAIDFRLVCASRRDLNREMAEGRFRDDLFFRLNVIQIFVPPLRDRREDIPALAAHFAEKFAGKHGKPIERIDGEAMRALLAYDFPGNVRELENIIERAAIMETKNVISIDSLSPNVTKNVTPERLSGGIFPDSLPEEGAFLDTEMDRLEKSYLLKALEATKGNRTEAAKLLNISFRSLRYRLQKHGIE, encoded by the coding sequence GTGAAAGAATACGTGCTGGTCGTCGACGACGAGCAGAGCCTTCGCCAGGTCCTGGCGCTCTTCCTCAAGAAGGAGGGGTTCGAGGTCGATACCGCCTCCTCCCTTGCGGAGGCGGAGAAGGCGATCGAGGCCAACGCGTACGATCTCGTGCTCACCGACCTGCGGATGGCGAAGCCGGACGACGGCCTGAACGTCCTCCGCGCGGCCGTGCGGAAGAACCCCTGGACGCAGGTCGTCGTCCTCACCGCCTACGGGACCGTCGAGACGGCGAAGGAGGCGATGAAGCTCGGCGCCTACGATTACCTCACCAAGCCCTTCGACAACGCCGCGCTGCGCAAGATCGTGCAGGCCGCCCTTGCCCGGAAGGAGGACGACGCGGGAAAGAGGAAGGCATTGCGGGAATCGGTCCGGGGGACCTCCTCCTACGAAGGGATCGTCGGCCGCAGCGAGACGATGCTCCGAATCTTCGAGCTCATCGACCGCGTCGCGCCCACCGACGCGAACGTGATGATACTCGGGGAGAGCGGCACGGGAAAGGAGCTGGTCGCGGCCGCCCTGCACGCGCGGAGCCCCCGGAAGGATGCCTCCTTCGTGCCGATCAACTGCGCGGCGATCCCCGAGACGCTCATCGAGAGCGAGCTGTTCGGGCACGTGCGCGGCGCGTTCACCGGCGCGGTCCAGACCAAGAAGGGGCTGTTCGAGTCCGCCCACCGGGGGACGCTGTTCCTCGACGAGGTGGGGGAACTTCCGCAGCCGATGCAGAGCAAGCTGCTGCGAGCCCTCCAGGAGCGGACATTCCGGAGGATCGGAGGGAACGAGGACATCGCGATCGACTTCCGGCTCGTCTGCGCCTCGAGGCGCGACCTGAACCGCGAAATGGCCGAGGGGCGCTTCCGCGACGACCTGTTCTTCCGCCTCAACGTCATACAGATCTTCGTGCCCCCGCTGCGAGACCGGCGGGAGGACATCCCGGCGCTGGCCGCCCACTTCGCGGAGAAGTTCGCCGGAAAGCACGGCAAGCCGATCGAGCGGATCGACGGCGAGGCGATGCGCGCTCTCCTTGCATACGATTTTCCCGGGAACGTCCGGGAGCTCGAGAACATCATCGAACGGGCGGCGATCATGGAGACAAAAAACGTCATCTCGATCGACTCCCTCTCCCCCAATGTGACAAAAAACGTCACGCCGGAGCGCCTTTCCGGCGGAATTTTTCCCGATTCCCTCCCCGAAGAGGGGGCGTTCCTGGACACCGAGATGGACCGCCTGGAGAAGAGCTACCTCCTGAAGGCGCTGGAGGCGACGAAGGGAAACCGTACTGAAGCCGCGAAATTATTGAACATTTCCTTCCGCTCCCTTCGCTACCGCCTCCAGAAGCACGGGATCGAGTGA